One segment of Panicum virgatum strain AP13 chromosome 1K, P.virgatum_v5, whole genome shotgun sequence DNA contains the following:
- the LOC120644629 gene encoding protein TIC 55, chloroplastic-like: protein MGPSMTPTATVPLSPLLLRLSAAAAEAPRLKNPAATAAAAAGAVVRWPGGAARSRRRRCRAAVVEEAGAREDGVLLPKEGDEAAAAAAAAGRYDWKEEWYPLYLAKEVPDDAALPLTVFDRQLVLWRDGDGVLRCHQDRCPHRLAKLSEGQIVDGRLECLYHGWQFDGEGKCVKIPQLPEGGKIPRSACARKYEVRDSQGVVWVWMSDANPPDERKLPWFEPYARAGFTDLSTVHELPYDHSILLENLMDPAHVPISHDRTDWTAKREDAQPLFFDVTERTARGFAGYWGRTRTPHLRNLLRFQAPCVLTNTLQYTDKDGKDQCFSAQFLCRPAGQGKSMLIVRFGSTVRSPIAKVLPAWYLHQNACKVFEQDMGFLSSQNEVLLREQVPTRELYLNLRSSDTWVAEYRKWMDRAGHGMPYYFGHSSLAPPPVPAVVEQAPAGAVAGISASFPAKGGVGTVHAPNPTNRYFRHVVHCKGCRASVNKYTSLKNAFAVLAAAAVAASILAATRQWKAVLLAASAVLAAASYACDAVLSLITTNFIRTHRRL, encoded by the exons CGCCTCAAGAACCCGgcggcgacagcagcagcagccgcaggagcagtCGTGCGGTGGCCGGGGGGCGCggccaggagcaggaggaggaggtgccgggcggcggtggtggaggaggccggcgcgcgAGAGGACGGGGTGCTGCTGCCCAAGGAGGGGGacgaggccgcggccgcggccgcggcggcggggcggtacGACTGGAAGGAGGAGTGGTACCCCCTGTACCTGGCCAAGGAGGTGCCCGACGACGCGGCGCTCCCGCTCACCGTGTTCGACCGCCAGCTCGTGCTCtggcgcgacggcgacggcgtgctcCGCTGCCACCAGGACCGGTGCCCGCACAG GCTAGCGAAGCTGTCGGAAGGCCAGATCGTCGACGGCAGGCTGGAGTGCCTCTACCATGGCTGGCAGTTCGATGGCGAGGGCAAGTGCGTCAAGATACCACAG CTGCCGGAGGGCGGCAAGATCCCCCGGAGCGCGTGCGCGCGCAAGTACGAGGTGCGCGACTCGCAGGGCGTGGTGTGGGTGTGGATGTCGGACGCGAACCCGCCCGACGAGCGGAAGCTCCCCTGGTTCGAGCCGTACGCGCGGGCGGGGTTCACGGACCTGTCGACGGTGCACGAGCTCCCCTACGACCACTCCATCCTGCTGGAGAACCTCATGGACCCGGCGCACGTGCCCATCTCCCACGACCGCACCGACTGGACGGCCAAGCGCGAGGACGCGCAGCCGCTCTTCTTCGACGTCACCGAGCGCACCGCGCGCGGCTTCGCCGGCTACTGGGGCCGCACGCGCACGCCGCACCTCCGCAACCTGCTCCGCTTCCAGGCGCCCTGCGTGCTCACCAACACGCTCCAGTACACGGACAAGGACGGCAAGGACCAGTGCTTCTCCGCCCAGTTCCTCTGCCGCCCCGCCGGCCAGGGCAAGTCCATGCTCATCGTCCGCTTCGGCTCCACCGTCAGGTCGCCCATCGCCAAGGTGCTCCCGGCCTGGTACCTGCACCAGAACGCGTGCAAGGTGTTCGAGCAGGACATGGGGTTCCTGTCATCGCAGAACGAGGTGCTGCTCCGGGAGCAGGTGCCCACCAGGGAGCTCTACCTCAACCTCCGCTCTTCCGACACCTGGGTCGCCGAGTACAGGAAGTGGATGGACAGGGCGGGCCACGGCATGCCCTACTACTTCGGCCACAgcagcctcgcgccgccgcccgtgccggCCGTCGTCGAGcaggcgccggcgggggccgtCGCGGGGATCTCGGCCTCCTTCCCGGCCAAGGGCGGCGTCGGCACGGTGCACGCGCCCAACCCCACCAACAGGTACTTCCGCCACGTCGTGCACTGCAAGGGGTGCAGGGCCTCCGTCAACAAGTACACCTCGTTGAAGAACGCCTTCGCcgtcctcgcggcggcggccgtggccgccTCCATCCTGGCGGCGACCAGGCAATGGAAGGCTGTCTTGCTCGCGGCGTCGGCCGTGCTGGCCGCGGCGTCGTACGCGTGCGACGCGGTGCTTTCTTTGATCACAACCAACTTCATTAGGACACATAGGCGACTGTAG
- the LOC120644644 gene encoding probable serine incorporator — MWAASCLASCCAACACEACRTAVGSIGRRSARIAYCGLFALSLFASWALREVAAPLLQSIPWINHFHKTPDREWFETDAVLRVSLGNFLFFTILAVIMAGIKDQKDPRDKIHHGGWMAKIFCWAVIVFLMFFVPNGVVSFYESISKFGSGLFLLVQVVLLLDFVHGWNENWVAKDEQFWYMALLVVSVVCYIATFSFSGLLFHWFTPSGHDCGLNLFFIVFTLILVFAFAIIALHPKINGSLLPASVIGLYCTYLCYSGLSSEPRDYECNGLHNHSKAVSTGSLTLGLATTILSVVYSAVRAGSSATVLSPPDSPRGTDKPLLPFSKADEQEDKKDVPRPVTYSYSFFHLIFSLASMYSAMLLTGWSTSIGESGKLVDVGWPSVWVRIATQWATAGLFIWSLVAPILFPDREF; from the exons ATGTGGGCGGCGTCGTGCCTGGCGTCGTgctgcgcggcgtgcgcgtgcgAGGCCTGCCGGACGGCGGTCGGCAGCATCGGTCGCCGCTCCGCGCGTATCGCCTACTGCGGCCTCTTCGCGCTCTCCCTCTTCGCCTCATGGGCGCTCCGCGAGGtcgccgcgcccctcctccagTCCATCCCAT GGATTAACCACTTCCACAAGACGCCGGACCGCGAGTGGTTCGAGACCGACGCGGTGCTCAGGGTCAGCCTCGGCAACTTCCTCTTCTTCACCATCCTCGCCGTCATCATGGCCGGGATAAAGGACCAGAAGGACCCCCGCGACAAGATCCACCACGGGGGATGGATGGCAAAGATCTTCTGCTGGGCCGTCATCGTCTTCCTCATGTTCTTCGTGCCCAATGGCGTCGTCAGCTTCTATG AGTCGATTTCCAAGTTTGGATCCGGGCTGTTCCTTCTTGTTCAGGTTGTTCTTCTGTTGGACTTTGTGCACGGATGGAATGAGAACTGGGTCGCTAAGGATGAGCAATTCTG GTACATGGCTCTATTGGTCGTGTCAGTTGTCTGTTACATTGCCACATTCTCTTTCTCAGGTCTTCTGTTTCACTGGTTCACTCCATCTGGACATGACTGCGGACTCAACCTgttcttcattgtcttcacaTTGATTCTTGTTTTTGCATTTGCTATTATTGCCCTCCACCCAAAG ATCAATGGTAGCTTGCTGCCTGCATCGGTTATTGGTCTCTACTGCACCTATCTGTGCTACAGTGGACTCTCTAGTGAGCCCAGGGATTACGAGTGCAACGGGCTTCACAATCACTCAAAAGCTGTGTCAACTGGTAGCCTTACACTGGGACTGGCAACCACCATCCTTTCCGTGGTGTACTCTGCTGTCCGTGCTGGCTCCTCTGCGACTGTGCTCTCACCACCCGACTCGCCACGTG GTACCGACAAGCCATTGCTTCCCTTCAGCAAGGCAGATGAACAAGAAGATAAGAAGGATGTGCCCAGGCCAGTGACATACTCCTACTCTTTCTTCCACCTCATATTCTCCCTGGCCAGCATGTACTCAGCAATGCTCTTGACTGGCTGGTCAACCTCCATTGGTGAGAGCGGAAAGCTTGTTGATGTCGGGTGGCCATCTGTCTGGGTCAGGATTGCAACCCAGTGGGCGACTGCAGGTCTGTTCATATGGTCCCTTGTTGCTCCGATCCTCTTCCCCGACAGGGAATTCTAG
- the LOC120644635 gene encoding zinc finger CCCH domain-containing protein 18-like, which produces MAGEGEDEAAAIERQLEQQLQEQQSSLAAVDEALAADPSNADLLEVREELLAAIKDAEEGLLDLKHSRLVKQIDDVFPNEEPASQAPEIAAEPLDPDDIEPEPLVPHDFSIGSKCRFRHNNGRWYNGCIIGLEGSRDARISFLTPTSENMAMCKFFLQQRCRFGSNCRMSHGIVIPTSALKRFTPTRWQQSLVGSSILAASGHHSGLWRRAELESWDDNLKLGQVVFQDDGSSARLPSDSLSVSEYADMSDEDDEGSSSEEESEFSDDASQEDGCVHQGLGLLEHTNFSGIQTDTVIFAKWEHHTRGVASKMMAKMGYREGMGLGVSGQGMLDPIPVKVLPPKQSLDHALAANEADGSIGSGKKRSRGGKRKREKKFAEQARAAKAEEAERSVFSFINSHLVSQDMPEASANKVRKGRSGEASGHAKTEDRRSLVAYDEEVKELRIRVEKLEEMKNRNRRDKAVFEAASRKLEETRKALADAEATHASATNAVSRKEKEKKWLKF; this is translated from the exons ATGGCGGGCGAGGGagaggacgaggcggcggcgatcgAGCGGCAGCTGgagcagcagctgcaggagcAGCAGTCCTCCCTCGCGGCCGTCGACGAGGCCCTCGCCGCAGATCCCTCCAACGCCGACCTACTCGAG GTTCGTGAGGAACTTCTTGCTGCGATTAAGGATGCGGAGGAGGGACTTCTCGACCTGAAGCATTCTAGGCTAGTGAAGCAAATAGATGATGTTTTTCCAAATGAGGAACCAGCATCCCAAGCACCAGAAATCGCTGCTGAGCCATTAGACCCAGATGATATTGAGCCAGAACCACTTGTGCCACACGATTTTTCGATTGGATCAAAGTGTAGATTCCGGCACAATAATGGCCGTTGGTATAATGGATGCATTATAGGATTAGAAGGTTCAAGAGATGCAAGGATCTCATTTTTGACACCCACATCTGAAAACATGGCG ATGTGCAAGTTCTTTCTACAGCAGCGATGTCGGTTTGGTAGTAACTGCCGCATGTCCCATG GTATTGTGATTCCTACTTCAGCATTGAAGCGATTCACTCCAACTAGATGGCAGCAATCATTGGTTGGCTCCAGCATACTGGCAGCTTCTGGGCATCACTCTGGCCTTTGGAGGAGAGCTGAACTTGAGTCGTGGGATGATAATCTGAAGCTTGGCCAAGTTGTCTTTCAAGATGATGGGAGTTCTGCAAGACTTCCAAGTGATTCTCTTTCTGTATCAGAATACGCTGATATGAGTGACGAAGATGATGAAGGAAGCTCAAGTGAGGAAGAATCTGAGTTCAGTGATGATGCTAGCCAAGAGGATGGATGCGTTCACCAGGGTCTTGGCCTTCTAGAACACACAAATTTCAGTGGCATTCAGACAGACACCGTGATCTTTGCAAAATGGGAGCACCACACCAGGGGTGTGGCCTCCAAAATGATGGCAAAGATGGGCTACCGAGAGGGGATGGGGCTTGGTGTGTCTGGCCAGGGCATGCTTGATCCAATTCCAGTCAAGGTACTACCCCCAAAGCAGTCACTTGATCATGCTCTTGCTGCAAACGAGGCTGATGGAAGTATTGGCAGTGGTAAAAAACGCAGTCGGGGTGGTAAAAGAAAGCGTGAGAAAAAATTTGCTGAACAGGCGAGAGCTGCTAAAGCTGAAGAAGCAGAGAGATCTGTCTTCAGCTTTATCAACAGTCATCTAGTGAGCCAAGATATGCCTGAAGCTTCAGCCAACAAAGTTAGAAAGGGGCGATCAGGTGAGGCAAGTGGGCATGCTAAGACGGAGGACAGAAGATCCTTAGTTGCATACGATGAGGAAGTAAAAGAACTGAGGATTCGAGTTGAGAAACTGGAAGAGATGAAGAACCGAAACCGCAGAGACAAGGCAGTGTTTGAAGCTGCTTCAAGGAAACTGGAAGAGACTCGAAAGGCACTAGCTGATGCTGAAGCTACTCACGCTTCAGCAACAAACGCGGTTTctagaaaggagaaagagaagaaatggcTGAAATTCTGA